One part of the Candidatus Omnitrophota bacterium genome encodes these proteins:
- a CDS encoding SAM-dependent chlorinase/fluorinase — protein sequence MAFIALITDFGNRDEYVGLVKGVILEVNPQAQIIDLSHEIPPQDLIWASFLLGNAYKFFPRKTIFLCVVDPEVGTERRTIIVKTKDYFFVCPDNGILTKVLEREKVEQIVEIRNKKFFLKEISSTFHGRDIMAPVAGYLSKGVALEKFGPKIKNIRRIKLPTPIMRKDCMIGKVIHIDHFGNLVTNIEKESLRNKVQASFSIAIKGRKIHKINNAYAESNKRRLLAIWGSRNLLEISINLGNAAKKLMAGKGEKVIIYFY from the coding sequence ATGGCATTTATTGCGCTAATTACTGATTTTGGTAATAGAGATGAATATGTGGGATTGGTTAAGGGAGTGATTTTAGAGGTAAATCCACAAGCTCAAATTATTGACCTTTCTCACGAAATTCCTCCTCAGGATTTAATCTGGGCCTCCTTCCTTTTAGGGAACGCTTATAAATTTTTTCCCAGAAAGACAATTTTTCTTTGCGTAGTTGATCCGGAAGTAGGGACAGAAAGACGGACGATTATTGTGAAAACAAAAGACTATTTCTTCGTTTGTCCGGATAATGGCATCTTAACCAAGGTTTTAGAAAGAGAAAAAGTGGAGCAGATAGTCGAAATAAGAAATAAGAAGTTTTTCCTGAAAGAAATCAGTTCTACCTTTCATGGTCGGGACATTATGGCACCAGTGGCGGGATATCTTTCCAAAGGAGTGGCTTTAGAAAAATTCGGACCTAAGATTAAAAACATAAGAAGGATTAAATTACCAACGCCCATAATGAGAAAAGATTGTATGATTGGAAAAGTTATTCATATTGACCATTTTGGTAATTTGGTTACCAACATAGAGAAAGAATCATTGAGAAACAAGGTTCAAGCCTCTTTTTCTATTGCAATCAAGGGAAGGAAAATTCATAAGATAAATAATGCTTATGCGGAATCGAATAAGAGAAGACTTCTTGCCATCTGGGGAAGCAGGAATTTATTGGAGATTTCTATAAATTTGGGGAATGCTGCTAAAAAATTGATGGCAGGAAAAGGAGAAAAGGTTATTATCTATTTTTATTAG
- a CDS encoding alpha/beta hydrolase, with the protein MVIKIFIFLKYFFIISVGIFAFTFSLLIRNTLLSRWHDNTLPSEYGMPFEEINFYSKDKIMLKGWLILNNKDSSTIILCHGLGTNKSELLSIAKFIYDAGFNIFLFDFRGHGESQGKVCSLGYFEQKDLEGAMDYLYQRFEHKNIGVFGLSLGGAVAIMVASKDERIKIVVSEGAYKELYSSMLYFAKVFYSLPKIPFNIFLRIAYFLRFGIDPQDVSPQKVITHISPRPVFIINGEKDKQIPPQNAYTLFERAHAPKEIWIIPQADHGEGYGLYPEVYSQKIINFLKKNI; encoded by the coding sequence ATGGTGATTAAAATTTTTATTTTTTTGAAGTATTTTTTTATTATAAGCGTGGGTATTTTTGCTTTTACTTTCTCACTCCTTATCCGCAATACTCTTCTTTCCCGTTGGCATGATAATACTTTACCTTCCGAGTATGGAATGCCTTTTGAAGAGATTAATTTTTATAGTAAAGATAAAATAATGCTTAAAGGATGGCTAATTTTAAACAATAAAGATTCATCCACAATAATCTTATGTCACGGTTTAGGGACAAACAAATCAGAGCTCTTAAGTATTGCTAAATTTATTTATGATGCGGGCTTTAATATATTTCTGTTTGATTTTCGCGGACACGGAGAAAGCCAAGGTAAGGTTTGTTCTTTAGGTTATTTTGAGCAGAAGGATTTAGAAGGGGCAATGGACTATCTTTATCAAAGGTTTGAGCATAAAAACATTGGTGTTTTTGGTTTATCCTTAGGTGGAGCGGTGGCGATTATGGTGGCGTCCAAAGATGAGCGGATTAAGATAGTAGTTTCTGAAGGTGCTTATAAAGAACTATATTCCTCGATGCTTTATTTTGCAAAAGTTTTTTATTCTTTGCCTAAAATCCCCTTTAACATCTTCTTAAGAATAGCATATTTTTTGCGCTTTGGAATTGACCCTCAAGATGTTTCTCCTCAAAAAGTAATTACCCACATTTCTCCTCGCCCAGTTTTTATTATCAACGGAGAAAAGGATAAACAAATTCCTCCCCAAAACGCTTACACGCTCTTTGAAAGAGCACATGCACCCAAAGAAATTTGGATTATTCCTCAAGCAGACCACGGTGAGGGTTATGGTTTATATCCGGAAGTATATTCCCAAAAAATAATTAATTTTTTGAAAAAAAACATATGA